CTTTAAGCCTTTAGGCTCTTCTTCTCTCTGCTATACTTTCCCAAGAGACTACGCGCGAGGTGAAAAACCACTCATGACGGAAGCCTATTTTGACGGGGCCTCCCGGGGCAACCCGGGCGAATCCGCCGCCGGGGCCTGCATCATCGACGACGGAAAGGTTATCTGGGAGTGCTCCCGTTCCTTGGGCATCGGCACCAACAACGAAGCCGAGTACAAGGCGCTGATAATGCTCCTCGAGGAGATCGCGGCCAGGGGCTTGAAGAAGGTCGCCGTCTACGGCGACAGCCGGCTGGTCATCTCCCAGGTGACGGGCCGGTGGAAGGTTCGCGAGGAACGCCTCCGCCCCCTGGCTGAAAGGTCCAGGGAACTGGCCCGCGCCACCGGGGCGGTCCTCCAGTGGGTACCCAGGGAGAAAAACGCCGCCGCCGACGCCCTCTCTAACAGGGCCTTCTCATCGCCCGGCCAGGGCCTGGCCGCTTTCCCGCCGGAGAAACTCGAGCGCGTTTCCCCGACGGTCTTCATCGCCCATGGCACCGCCGACTACGCCGTCGATGTGAAGCACCGCTCCTGCAGCTGCCCCGGCTTTCGACACCGCGGCGACTGCAAGCACCTCCAGGCCGCCTTATCTCTCCTTGAAAAGGAGGATGGGCATTGTTCATCCTTTTGACGGGAGACTCCGACGCCGGACCTGCCCTTCCCGGCCGTTTCTCCTCCCCTGCCGAGGCCGACTTCGTCTGGTGGGGTATCGCCACCGCCGAGATGCGCCTCTCCCTTCGCGACGATCTCGCCCTGTCCCCCGTG
The genomic region above belongs to Thermovirga sp. and contains:
- a CDS encoding ribonuclease HI family protein, yielding MTEAYFDGASRGNPGESAAGACIIDDGKVIWECSRSLGIGTNNEAEYKALIMLLEEIAARGLKKVAVYGDSRLVISQVTGRWKVREERLRPLAERSRELARATGAVLQWVPREKNAAADALSNRAFSSPGQGLAAFPPEKLERVSPTVFIAHGTADYAVDVKHRSCSCPGFRHRGDCKHLQAALSLLEKEDGHCSSF